A section of the Salmo trutta chromosome 4, fSalTru1.1, whole genome shotgun sequence genome encodes:
- the LOC115191910 gene encoding acid ceramidase, with product MDRFCCILLVSLSGVSTQFVPPYTEECQTGMYPPKGPTFKGSVTWYTIDLDLPPSERWKLIITDKKAELVTLIQAIRDLANAFVPSGKLIDLVDKDLPLIVNTLPYPFNEEIKGIATASGVPLGEVVLFNIFYEVFTVCTSLVAEDSNGNLIHGRNMDFGLFMGWDMKNRSWLITEKLKPLVVNIDFQRGNKTVFKSTNFAGYVGMLTGIKPHAFTLTMNERFSLDGGYIGIVEWILGHRDGMWMSFLTRSVLENATSYEEAKRLLAQTKLLAPAYFILGGNQTGQGCVITRSRVLSLDIWEIELKLGRWYVLETNYDHWKEPLFLDNRRTPAMKCMNQTMQANISLKTVYDVLSTKPVLNKLTTYTTLMDVNEGKLESYIRDCPNPCMPW from the exons ATGGATAGGTTTTGTTGTATTCTCTTGGTGTCGTTATCTGGAGTATCGACACAGTTTGTGCCACCG TATACCGAAGAATGTCAGACGGGCATGTACCCTCCCAAAGGTCCAAC ATTCAAAGGGTCTGTCACCTGGTACACAATAGACCTGGATTTGCCCCCCAGCGAAAGATGGAAGCTAATCATCACTGACAAAAAAGCTGAG TTGGTCACCTTGATCCAGGCTATCAGGGATTTGGCAAATGCTTTCGTTCCTAGTGGGAAACTGATAGATTTGGTCGACAAGGACTTG CCTTTGATAGTGAATACACTTCCCTATCCATTCAACGAGGAAATAAAAGGAATCGCGACTGCCTCTGGTGTTCCCCTTG GCGAGGTTGTCCTCTTCAACATCTTCTATGAGGTCTTTACGGTGTGCACTTCTCTAGTGGCAGAGGACTCAAATG GTAACCTTATCCATGGGCGGAATATGGACTTTGGACTATTCATGGG GTGGGACATGAAAAACAGGTCCTGGTTAATAACAGAGAAACTCAAGCCTCTGGTGGTCAACATTGACTTCCAGAGAGGCAACAAGACGGTCTTCAAGTCCACTAACTTTGCCGGCTACGTCGGCATGTTGACTGGCATCAAGCCG CACGCTTTCACTCTGACCATGAATGAGCGCTTCAGCCTTGATGGCGGATACATCG GGATCGTGGAGTGGATCCTGGGGCATAGAGATGGGATGTGGATGAGTTTCCTCACTCGCTCCGTCTTAGAGAATGCTACCAG CTACGAGGAGGCAAAGCGCCTTCTGGCCCAGACTAAGTTGCTGGCCCCGGCCTACTTCATCCTGGGAGGGAACCAGACGGGCCAGGGCTGTGTCATCACCCGCTCAAGAGTCCTCAGCCTCGACATCTGGGA GATTGAGCTGAAGCTGGGCCGCTGGTATGTTCTGGAAACCAACTACGATCACTGGAAGGAGCCTCTGTTCTTGGACAACCGAAGGACTCCAGCCATGAAGTGTATGAACCAGACCATGCAGGCA AACATCTCACTGAAGACGGTGTACGACGTGCTGTCGACAAAACCAGTCTTGAACAAG TTGACCACATACACCACGTTGATGGACGTGAACGAGGGCAAACTGGAATCCTACATCCGTGACTGCCCCAACCCATGCATGCCCTGGTGA